A window of Fusobacteriaceae bacterium genomic DNA:
TGAGAGAATGAAAACATTACGGGATGTCAAAATCGGAGAATCAACGGTAATCAAAAAACTGCACGGAGAAGGCGGCGTCAAAAAACGGATCATGGACATGGGCCTCACCAAGGGGACAAGCGTCACTGTGCGGAAAGTGGCCCCTCTGGGCGACCCCGTGGAAATCACGGTCCGGGGCTATGAGCTCTCGATCCGGAAGGCCGACGCGGAAACCGTCGAAGTCGAATAGGAAAATTTGATCGTAACGGCAGCGTTACGGAAAGGGAACGGAGAGGAAAAATGAATCTGAAAATCGCGCTGGCGGGAAATCCCAACAGCGGTAAAACGACGCTCTTCAACGCGTTGACGGGATCGAGCCAGTTTGTCGGGAACTGGCCGGGCGTGACCGTTGAAAAAAAAGAAGGAAAGATCAGGGGCTACGCCCACGGCGAAGGGGATCTCGTTCTCGTGGATCTGCCGGGGATCTACTCCCTGTCCCCCTATACCCTCGAGGAAGTCATCTCGAGAAATTATCTGATTGACGCGAAACCCGACGCCATTATCAACATCATCGATGGCAGCAATCTGGAGCGGAATCTCTATCTGACGACCCAGCTGGCGGAATTGGGCCTGCCGATGGTTGTGGCCATCAATATGATCGATGTGATCAGGAAAAACGGGGACGTCCTCGACGCCGACGCGCTGTCGCGGGAATTGGGCTGTCCCGTGGTAAAGATCTCGGCCCTCAAAAATGAGGGAATCGCGGAGCTGACCGAAACGGCCGTCCGGATCGCCGCCGAAAAAAAGCCCATGCGTCACCGCCACGAATTCAACGGCAGCGTCGAGCACGCCGTGGCCCATATCGAGGAAGCGGTCTTGCACGACATGCCCGAGGAGGAGCAGCGTTGGTTCGCCATCAAGCTCTTTGAGCGGGACGCCAAGATCATCGAAAAATTGAAAATTCCCCGGGACACGCTGGACCATATCGAAAAAGATATCGTCCACTGCGAGAAAGAGCTGGACGACGACGCCGAGAGCATCATTACCAACGAGCGCTACATCTATATCGCCTCGATCATCGGAAGCTGCTTTACCAGCAAAAACCGGGGCAAGCTGACGAATACCGACAAGATCGACCGGATCGTGACCAACAGGCTTTTGGCCATGCCGATCTTTCTCCTTGTGATGTTTGTGATCTACTACGTGTCGGTGACGACCGTGGGGGCCTGGGCCACCGATTGGGCAAACGACGGGGTCTTCGGCGAGGGCTTTTCGCTCTTCGGCAAAGAAATTCCGGGCGTACCGGTATTGGCGGAGCGTCTGCTCTCGGCCATCAACTGCGCCGAATGGCTGCAAAGCCTGATCCTCGACGGGATCATCGCGGGCGTAGGCGCGGTACTGGGTTTTGTGCCCCAGATGCTTGTGCTGTTCTTCCTGCTGGCCATCCTTGAGGACTGCGGCTATATGGCCCGCATCGCCTTTATCATGGACAGGATCTTCAGAAAATTCGGCCTCTCGGGCAAGTCCTTCATCCCGATCCTGATCGGGACAGGTTGCGGCGTCCCCGGCGTCATGGCTTCGCGGACCATCGAGAATGAACGGGACCGGCGCATGACGATTATGACGACGACGTTCATCCCCTGCGGCGCAAAGCTGCCGGTCATCGCCCTGATCTCGGGCGCTCTTTTCGGCGGCGTCTGGTGGGTCGCCCCCAGCGCGTATTTTCTGGGGATCTTCTCGATCATCGGCTCGGGCATTATTTTGAAAAAAACCGCTCCCTTCGCGGGAGACCCGGCGCCCTTTGTCATGGAGCTTCCCGCCTATCATGTCCCGGCCCTCAGAAATGTGCTCCACAGCATGTGGGAGCGGGGCTGGTCCTTCATCAAAAAAGCGGGGACCATTATCCTTCTCGCGACGATCTTTGTGTGGCTCGCCTCCAACTACGGCTGGGGCGAAGAAGGCTTCGGCAAAGTGGATATGGAAAACAGCATTTTAGCCGCGGTCGGAAACCGGGTGGCCTGGATCTTCCGACCTCTGGGATGGGGACAGTGGAAGGCCGCGGTGGCCTCCATCACGGGTCTTATCGCCAAGGAAAATATCGTCGGCACCATCGGGATCCTCTACGGCGGTCTTGAGGAAGTCAGCGAAGACGGCGTCGAGATCTGGAGCGCGCTGCAGGCGGTCTTTACGCCCGCGGCGGCCTATTCGTTCCTCGTGTTCAATCTCTTGTGCGTCCCCTGCTTCGCGGCCGTGGGCGCCATCAAGCGCGAAATGAATAACGCCAAATGGACGCTCTTCGCGGTGATCTACGAATGCGGCTTTGCCTATGTGATGGCGCTGATCATTTACCAGGCCAGCCTCTTTGCGACATCGGGCGCATTTACGATTCCGACGGGAGCGGCGCTGGTACTGGCGGCGATTCTGCTGCGGCTGTTATTCCGCAGCGGCCGGAAAGCGGTCAAGGTGGGATAAGCATGAGATTTCTTCAAGCGAACGGGGGCACCATTGCCGTGGCGCTGATTTTGGCGGCGGCGGTGGCGCTCATTGTCCGGAAACTGATCCGGGACAAAAAAGCCGGAAAGACCTGCTCCTCCTGCGGCGGCGGTTGTGACTGCGGATGCGAAGCGGGCAAAATAGAAAAGTGAGCAAAAAAGGCTGCCGCGAAACGCGGCGGCTTTTTTTATTGTGGCCCTGTCGTCCAAAAAAATCCCCCGCCTTCATCTTTTTTCTTTTCATTTTGCCCGTTCTGTGGTATAAATTAGTATAAAAGAAAAACAAACGGAGGATCAGACATGGACATCATCACGCTGAAGCGCGCGGAAAAAGAAAAATCCGGCGCTTTCATCTACCGCACGCTGAAAGAGAGCATCATCAAGGCCTCGATCCGCCCCGGCGAAACCATCAGCGAGCCACAATTACAACAGATCTTTAACGTCAGCCGCAGCCCCATCCGGGAGGCCATTTCCATCTTGCACTTCGAGGGCCTCGTGGATGTGCAACCCCGCAAACGGACCCGGGTCGTCCTGATCGACTGCCAGCAGATCATGGCGAGCCGATATTTGCGCTATATTTCCGAACGGGAAGTGTTCCGGAAGCTCTGTCGGCCGGAAAACGACATCCGCCCTTTGGCCGATCACCTGAACGCCATGATGGTCGAGCTCGAATCCCACAAAAAAAATGTCAGGGATCTCAATTACATGATCCTTGACTATCACAACAAGTTTCACTCCGCGATCTTCGAGTACAACGGCTTTCATTACATGTGGGAGATCGTCAAATTCAGCAATATCCAATACAACCGCTTCATCAACCTCTATCTCCGGAACCGACTGAACGGCGAAGACTTCCTTGAAGACCACCGGAACCTGCTCCGCTATATCGAGACGAAGTCCGAGTCCGATCTCCTTGAGTACAACCGCTACAATTACGAGCGGATCGCCGTCTATCTGCGGGAATTGTCGGGCCAGCACCCCGATATCTTCCACAACATGCCCCAATAACCGTAAACAGAACAGGCGCCTTTTGGCGCCTGGCTTTTTTAATAGTCTGATTTTCCGGCGCTTTGCCCTATTCTTTCGATGCCCGGAATTTCCCCAGCGCCACGACGAGATCCCGGAAGAGATACAAAAACATCAGGATCGAATTGAAAAAGATGCTGGCATAGGGTACCCGCTGGCTGATCTTGAGGATGGACGTCGTCCAGGTGGCCTCGATGAAAAGCTTATATGAATAGCGGATCAGCGCCCCGAAGAATACGACCCCCATCAGGGCGATGAGGACGTTCAAAACGTTGATGACCGCTTTGTTTTTGACTTTCATTTCGATCAGATCCACTCGGAAATGCGCGTTATCCCGCATGATGATGGAGGACGTCGTAAAGATCGTCCAGGCGATCAGCATCTCCACGATTTCGTCGGACCAGCCCGTGGACGCGAAAAGCGGAATCACATTGCCCAAGGGAACATAGCGGATGATGACCCTGAGCAAAAGCAGCAGTCCCAGGGCTGAAAACAGCGTAAAGACAAATATTTTGAGGGCTTTCGCCAAAAGGGCGTCGATTTTTTTCAAAAGTTCCATAGGGCCTCAACTCCCGAGAACCAGTCTCGGCACGAAGGTCGAGAGCGGCGGCCAGAAGGCGCAGAGGAGCAGCACGATAAAAATGCCGGCCACATAGGGCAACACCTCTTTGGAGAGATCCACGAGGTTGACCCCGGTGATGGCGCTCACGGCGTAGAGGGACATGCCCACGGGAGGCGTCAAAAGCCCGATCATGGATGACAGCACCATGACAACCCCGAACTGCGTCAGATCCATGCCGATCTGGTTGACGATCGGAAGGAATATCGGCGTACAGATCAGGATGATGGCCGTCCCCTCAATAAAGCAGCCCAGGAGAATCAATACAAATATAATCAATAATATCAGAACGACACGATTTGACGTAATGTTCAAGAGACTTGTGATGATTTTGTTGGGGATCCGCTGGTGCATGAGAAAATACCCGAGGAAATTGGCGATCGCGATGATAAAGAGCGTCTTGCAACTCTGGATCAGGCTGTCGTAGATGATGTTGACCAGACCCTTCAAGGTAATTTCGCGGTAAATGACGGTCCCCAAAAGGAGCGCGTAAAAACTGGCCACAACGGCCGCTTCAGTCGCCGTGAAAAAGCCGATCCAAATCCCCGCCAGGATAATGACCACGGTCATCAGCGAGGGGATGGCCTCCCAGAAATATTTGAGCCGCAGGCTCCAGGGCATTTTCGGCTCCACCGGAAATTTCTTTTTCTTGGAGATCACATAGACGGCCAGAGCCATGGCCCCTGCCATCATAAAGCCCGGGACGAAGCCCGCCATAAAGAGTCTGAAGACCGAGACGGTCCCCACGGCGGAGCTGTAAACCACGAAGGGAATCGACGGAGGCACCACGGGTCCGATGGTCGACGAGGCCGCCGTAATGCCGGCGGAAAATTTGTGATCAAACCCCGCGTCGTCCATGGCCTTCATTTCAATGACGCCCAAACCCGCGGCGTCGGCCACGGCCGCTCCCGACATGCCCGAAAAGATCAGGCTTGAGAGAATATTCACCTGTCCGAGACCTCCGGGCCAGTGGCCGCAGATGGCCTTGGCAAAGCGGAAGATCCTGTCGGTGATGCCGCCGGTATTCATGAGATTTCCGGCCAAGATGAAAAAGGGGATGGCCAGCAGCGTGAAGCCCGTCGTCCCCGTATAGATTTTCTGCGCCATGACGGCCATGATGCCGCCCTGCCCGAGGTAATAGAACACCCCGGCGGCCGTCGCCCCCATGACGACGCAGACAGGCGCGCCCAGGATCATGAGTCCGATCAGGAGCACGCATACGACCAATGCGAGCATAGTCACCTCCGAAGAATAAATGTTTCCCGGGAGGAAGGGGCGGCCGGGATGCCGCCCCCGCCCCTCCGGAGTATTACAGGATTTCAGATTCGGAGATTATTTGGCGTCTTCGACCATTTTCAAAAATTCGTCAAGCAGCGCCTGGGATCCTACGTATTCCGCCATTTTCTTATAAGCGGGGCCCATTCTCTTGGCAAATTCCTCGATATCCGGATATTCGGTCTGGATGCCCTTTTCCTCGAGCAATTTGATGTATTTGGCTTCGGCGTTTTTCACGACGTCCCGCATACCCTGACCGGCGTTCTTGCTGGCCGTCTCGATGATGGCCTTGTGTTCCGGGGACAATTTGTCCCAGGTCGCCTTGGAGAATACGAGATTCAGCGACTGGTATACGTGGTGGGTGATCGAAAGATATTTCTGGTCAACTTCCCAGAGTTTATTGGTATAGATCGTCGTCAGCGGGTTTTCCTGCCCGTCGACGGTGTGCTGCTTCAGCGCGGGTACAAGTTCCGTAAAGGAAATCTGCTGCACGTTGGCGCCCAGGGCTTCCATGGCCGCCAATTGCTGGATTTCCGGAGGCGTTCGGATCTTCAGACCCTTTACGTCGTCGGGAACCTTTACGGGCCGTTTGGAGTTCGTGAGATTCCGGAACCCGTAGTCCCAGCTGCCGACGAGGTGCATGTTCTGCGCTTCGAGGTCATTTTTCGTCCATTCGTAGAAGGGGCCGTCCTGTACCTTGTAGGCGTGCTCATAGGAGCGGAAGGCGAAGGGAGTCACCAAAAGGGCGAATTTCTTGGAGTATTTGTCCAGGGAACCCTGGGTCACGAGACTCGCGTCAATGGCGCCCAGCTTTGTCTGCTCGATGATTTCCGGGGGATTCCCCAGCTCATTGTTCGGATAAATCTGGATCGTGATCGCGCCGCCCGATTTTTCCTCCACTTCCTTCTTGAAGGCTTCGGCGGCGTCATAGCCCGGATCTCCCTGCATCCCGAAATGGGCGAGTCTCAGGGCGACTTTTCCACTACCGAACATTGTGACTGATAATAATACAGTCAATGCCAGCACTGTTGCGAATACTTTCTTCAGCATAGTTTCCTCCTCTGTATAAAAATTAAATTGCGTTTATATCGAATATCCCATACGCAGCGGGATCCAGGTCGTCAGGACCGGAAACAGGCTGATCGCGATGAGAACGAGCACATTGCAGACGATATAGGGGGCGGCGCCCCGGAAAATGTCCACAATGGGCATTTTATTGATTTTGTGGCAGGCGTTGAGGCACATGCCCACAGGCGGCGTCACCAGGCCGATGGCGAGCCCCGTGATCATCATGGCGCCGAATTGCAGCGCCGAAAAGCCGTACATTTTCATGATCGGCAGCAGGATCGGCGTCAGCAGCATGATGGCGGGACTTACATCCACAAAGGCGCCGATCACGAGGATCAGGACCACAAACAGCATGGCGATGGCCGAGCGCGGCAGATTCATGGCGAGGAAGAAATTCCCGATGACAACGGGCACTTTCTTCATGGTCAGAACCCAGGTGAAAACATTGGTAAAGCCGATGATGATGAGAATCGACGAAGACGTAACCAGGGTTTTTTTCACGGCCGCCCACACATCCCGCCACGTCAGCTCCCGGTAGACGAAAAAGCCGATGACGACGGAATAAAGTACCGCCACTCCCGCGCTTTCGGAAGCCGTGCAGACCCCGAAGGACACGCAGACAATGATGAAAAGCGGCATGAGCAGAGCCGGAATACCCGCGAAAATGGCCCGGGTAAATTCCCCTCCGTCAAATTTCGCCTTGGCCGGATGCCAGCCCTTTCTTCGGCTCACGAACCAGACGAGAATCAGCTGCGTGACGCCGATCATGATCCCGGGGACCGCCCCCGCCATAAAGAGACCTCCGACCGATTCCCCCGAAATCATGGCGTAGACGATCATCGGCGTCGACGGCGGGATGATCATCCCCATGGTCGAAGAAGCCACGGTGATGCCCGCCGAGGCGTCGGGCGGATAGCCGTTTTCCTCCATGGCGGGGATCAGGATGGACCCCAGGGCCGAAGTATCGGCGACCGATGAGCCCGAGATCCCGCCGAAGATCATGGAGGCCACGACGTTGACCTCGCCGAGGCCGCCCCGGATGGGACGCAGGATCTGCATACAGAAGTTGATGATGCGCTTCGTGATCCCGCCGACGTTCATGAGTTCCCCGGCCAGGATAAAGAGCGGCATGGCGATCATCAGCTCGCTGTAGGCGCCCGTCCAGACCTTTTGCGGAAACATCGGCAAAAGATTCCTTGAAAAAATCAGCAGATAGGTCACGGCCGAGGCCCCGATGGAAAAGGCCAGCGGCACGCCCAGAAAGGCGAAGACCAGCAAAAATATCAATAACACAAGCATGGCCATGGACAATCAGCTCCTCTGTTCCGCGGGGCTTTCCGTCTTTTCCCGGGGTTCAAAAAACGAGAGCGGCGCCCGGATGAATTCCGCGATCCGGATCACGATGCAGCCCGCGGCGATCAGCGCGCAAAGCGGCATGATCCCATACATGAAGATCATCGGAACTTCCATGCCCTGGCTGATCTGTACGCCGGCCTTTTTCGCGTAAGCCCAGGAATAGCGCATAAAAATCAGATCCACGGCCAGTACGATCCCGTAGTCGAGGACGCTCATCCAGCGCTTGACCCGGGGACTCAACTTGTTGTAGAGCATATCGATGACGACATGTTCGTTCCGCAAAATGCAGATTCCCATGCCCCAGAACGTCGTAAAGGCAAAGAGCGTGATATTGAATTC
This region includes:
- a CDS encoding ferrous iron transport protein A; its protein translation is MKTLRDVKIGESTVIKKLHGEGGVKKRIMDMGLTKGTSVTVRKVAPLGDPVEITVRGYELSIRKADAETVEVE
- the feoB gene encoding ferrous iron transport protein B, translated to MNLKIALAGNPNSGKTTLFNALTGSSQFVGNWPGVTVEKKEGKIRGYAHGEGDLVLVDLPGIYSLSPYTLEEVISRNYLIDAKPDAIINIIDGSNLERNLYLTTQLAELGLPMVVAINMIDVIRKNGDVLDADALSRELGCPVVKISALKNEGIAELTETAVRIAAEKKPMRHRHEFNGSVEHAVAHIEEAVLHDMPEEEQRWFAIKLFERDAKIIEKLKIPRDTLDHIEKDIVHCEKELDDDAESIITNERYIYIASIIGSCFTSKNRGKLTNTDKIDRIVTNRLLAMPIFLLVMFVIYYVSVTTVGAWATDWANDGVFGEGFSLFGKEIPGVPVLAERLLSAINCAEWLQSLILDGIIAGVGAVLGFVPQMLVLFFLLAILEDCGYMARIAFIMDRIFRKFGLSGKSFIPILIGTGCGVPGVMASRTIENERDRRMTIMTTTFIPCGAKLPVIALISGALFGGVWWVAPSAYFLGIFSIIGSGIILKKTAPFAGDPAPFVMELPAYHVPALRNVLHSMWERGWSFIKKAGTIILLATIFVWLASNYGWGEEGFGKVDMENSILAAVGNRVAWIFRPLGWGQWKAAVASITGLIAKENIVGTIGILYGGLEEVSEDGVEIWSALQAVFTPAAAYSFLVFNLLCVPCFAAVGAIKREMNNAKWTLFAVIYECGFAYVMALIIYQASLFATSGAFTIPTGAALVLAAILLRLLFRSGRKAVKVG
- a CDS encoding FeoB-associated Cys-rich membrane protein: MRFLQANGGTIAVALILAAAVALIVRKLIRDKKAGKTCSSCGGGCDCGCEAGKIEK
- a CDS encoding GntR family transcriptional regulator — encoded protein: MDIITLKRAEKEKSGAFIYRTLKESIIKASIRPGETISEPQLQQIFNVSRSPIREAISILHFEGLVDVQPRKRTRVVLIDCQQIMASRYLRYISEREVFRKLCRPENDIRPLADHLNAMMVELESHKKNVRDLNYMILDYHNKFHSAIFEYNGFHYMWEIVKFSNIQYNRFINLYLRNRLNGEDFLEDHRNLLRYIETKSESDLLEYNRYNYERIAVYLRELSGQHPDIFHNMPQ
- a CDS encoding TRAP transporter small permease subunit; the protein is MELLKKIDALLAKALKIFVFTLFSALGLLLLLRVIIRYVPLGNVIPLFASTGWSDEIVEMLIAWTIFTTSSIIMRDNAHFRVDLIEMKVKNKAVINVLNVLIALMGVVFFGALIRYSYKLFIEATWTTSILKISQRVPYASIFFNSILMFLYLFRDLVVALGKFRASKE
- a CDS encoding TRAP transporter large permease, whose translation is MLALVVCVLLIGLMILGAPVCVVMGATAAGVFYYLGQGGIMAVMAQKIYTGTTGFTLLAIPFFILAGNLMNTGGITDRIFRFAKAICGHWPGGLGQVNILSSLIFSGMSGAAVADAAGLGVIEMKAMDDAGFDHKFSAGITAASSTIGPVVPPSIPFVVYSSAVGTVSVFRLFMAGFVPGFMMAGAMALAVYVISKKKKFPVEPKMPWSLRLKYFWEAIPSLMTVVIILAGIWIGFFTATEAAVVASFYALLLGTVIYREITLKGLVNIIYDSLIQSCKTLFIIAIANFLGYFLMHQRIPNKIITSLLNITSNRVVLILLIIFVLILLGCFIEGTAIILICTPIFLPIVNQIGMDLTQFGVVMVLSSMIGLLTPPVGMSLYAVSAITGVNLVDLSKEVLPYVAGIFIVLLLCAFWPPLSTFVPRLVLGS
- a CDS encoding TRAP transporter substrate-binding protein, which codes for MLKKVFATVLALTVLLSVTMFGSGKVALRLAHFGMQGDPGYDAAEAFKKEVEEKSGGAITIQIYPNNELGNPPEIIEQTKLGAIDASLVTQGSLDKYSKKFALLVTPFAFRSYEHAYKVQDGPFYEWTKNDLEAQNMHLVGSWDYGFRNLTNSKRPVKVPDDVKGLKIRTPPEIQQLAAMEALGANVQQISFTELVPALKQHTVDGQENPLTTIYTNKLWEVDQKYLSITHHVYQSLNLVFSKATWDKLSPEHKAIIETASKNAGQGMRDVVKNAEAKYIKLLEEKGIQTEYPDIEEFAKRMGPAYKKMAEYVGSQALLDEFLKMVEDAK
- a CDS encoding TRAP transporter large permease; translation: MAMLVLLIFLLVFAFLGVPLAFSIGASAVTYLLIFSRNLLPMFPQKVWTGAYSELMIAMPLFILAGELMNVGGITKRIINFCMQILRPIRGGLGEVNVVASMIFGGISGSSVADTSALGSILIPAMEENGYPPDASAGITVASSTMGMIIPPSTPMIVYAMISGESVGGLFMAGAVPGIMIGVTQLILVWFVSRRKGWHPAKAKFDGGEFTRAIFAGIPALLMPLFIIVCVSFGVCTASESAGVAVLYSVVIGFFVYRELTWRDVWAAVKKTLVTSSSILIIIGFTNVFTWVLTMKKVPVVIGNFFLAMNLPRSAIAMLFVVLILVIGAFVDVSPAIMLLTPILLPIMKMYGFSALQFGAMMITGLAIGLVTPPVGMCLNACHKINKMPIVDIFRGAAPYIVCNVLVLIAISLFPVLTTWIPLRMGYSI
- a CDS encoding TRAP transporter small permease subunit encodes the protein MGIGTVAMGLLALSVIFTVIMRYCFSLSWKEVSEFNITLFAFTTFWGMGICILRNEHVVIDMLYNKLSPRVKRWMSVLDYGIVLAVDLIFMRYSWAYAKKAGVQISQGMEVPMIFMYGIMPLCALIAAGCIVIRIAEFIRAPLSFFEPREKTESPAEQRS